The Thermosynechococcus sp. genome has a segment encoding these proteins:
- a CDS encoding homoserine dehydrogenase, translating into MYHIGLLGLGTVGGAVAQILADPAGRHPLLKELAIAQVGVRDPHKPRAVALDRQLLTTDLESIVTNPAIDIVVEVLGGIEPARSLILKAIAHGKHIVTANKAVIARHGAEIFDAANAQGVYVMLEAAVAGGIPVIQALRQSLGANRIHSVSGILNGTTNYILTRMQQEQGDLAPILADAQRLGYAEADPSADIEGWDAADKIAILASLAFGGRIRREEVYAEGIGGITAVDIAYAEKLGFRIKLLAIARQLSGQPLEVRVHPTLVPLDHPLAGVNGVYNAILLEAEPLGQVMFYGPGAGAGATASAVVADLINVAALLPQGPASHPLLTCQHNQFMPLLPMAEVDSRFYARVHAQDHPGVLGKLGTCFGQHHVSLESLVQIGSHNELAEIVIVTHHVREGEFRQAMAEIAQMADIEAVPSVLRVLGMS; encoded by the coding sequence ATGTATCACATTGGTTTACTGGGATTGGGCACGGTCGGTGGCGCTGTGGCGCAAATTTTGGCAGATCCAGCGGGGCGCCATCCCCTGCTCAAGGAACTGGCGATCGCCCAAGTGGGGGTACGGGATCCCCATAAGCCCCGTGCCGTTGCCCTTGATCGGCAACTTTTGACAACGGATTTGGAAAGCATTGTCACCAACCCAGCCATTGACATTGTGGTGGAAGTCCTCGGCGGTATTGAACCGGCGCGATCGCTGATCCTCAAGGCCATTGCCCATGGCAAGCACATTGTGACCGCCAACAAGGCCGTCATTGCCCGTCATGGTGCCGAAATTTTTGATGCTGCCAATGCCCAAGGGGTCTATGTGATGCTCGAAGCTGCCGTAGCCGGTGGCATTCCCGTCATTCAAGCGCTACGACAGAGCCTCGGGGCCAATCGTATCCACAGTGTCAGCGGCATTCTCAATGGCACCACCAACTACATTTTGACCCGCATGCAGCAGGAGCAGGGGGATCTTGCCCCCATCCTTGCCGATGCCCAGCGCCTAGGCTATGCCGAAGCTGATCCCAGTGCCGACATTGAGGGTTGGGATGCAGCGGATAAAATTGCCATTCTGGCCAGCCTTGCCTTTGGAGGACGGATTCGCCGCGAAGAAGTCTATGCCGAGGGCATTGGTGGGATCACAGCAGTGGATATTGCCTACGCTGAAAAACTGGGGTTTCGCATTAAACTGCTGGCGATCGCCCGCCAACTCAGTGGTCAGCCCCTTGAGGTGCGCGTTCATCCCACCCTCGTGCCCCTCGATCATCCCCTTGCGGGTGTCAATGGCGTCTATAATGCCATTCTCCTAGAGGCAGAGCCCTTAGGACAGGTGATGTTCTATGGTCCCGGTGCCGGGGCAGGGGCAACCGCCAGTGCCGTCGTGGCAGATTTAATTAACGTTGCTGCTCTTCTACCCCAGGGACCCGCCAGCCACCCTTTGCTCACCTGCCAGCACAATCAGTTTATGCCGCTGCTACCGATGGCAGAGGTGGATAGTCGCTTCTATGCTCGTGTCCATGCCCAAGATCATCCGGGGGTGCTGGGAAAACTGGGCACCTGCTTTGGTCAGCATCATGTTAGCTTGGAATCCCTAGTTCAAATTGGCAGCCATAACGAGCTGGCAGAAATTGTGATTGTCACCCACCACGTGCGCGAGGGCGAGTTTCGCCAAGCGATGGCCGAGATTGCCCAAATGGCAGACATTGAAGCAGTGCCCTCCGTTTTGCGGGTTTTGGGCATGTCCTAG
- a CDS encoding bifunctional aminoglycoside phosphotransferase/ATP-binding protein, translated as MSLPAFVEALLTPAAYPHAVTAPIELLQTHISYVFLTGEYAYKVKKPADFGFLNFTTLDKRLFYCQEELRLNRRLAPDLYLGVLPIVAVGDRYCVADPQDLPAGAEVIDYAVQMRQFDQSQLFSHLFAANQVTPHLIESLGKELAGFHRSAATSPHISKFGSPRAIAQVINNCHALAAQFVGRCQSPAQYAAIQAFTDDFLSRHQEWFVQRQAGGKIRECHGDLHLNNICLYRGRVQIFDCIEFNEEFRNIDGIYDAAFLLMDLEFRGRGDLANLFLNTYLEWSGDYEGAVLLPLYLCVRAYIRGNVNALALNDPAISTAAKAQIQATASAYYAAAYRYTQPRSAKLYVMCGLSGAGKSTRGRRLAQAEQAVQIRSDAVRKHLAGLPLDRHSRDFPELDLYSEAMTQKTYDQLLVYAELLLRQGQTVILDAKYDRVALRQPVIALAEKLHTPLEIHFCNAPPEELRRRLSDRQGDIAEATPELLESQMANFEPFLPEEEPYVRHVCD; from the coding sequence ATGTCTTTGCCTGCCTTTGTTGAAGCCCTATTAACCCCTGCTGCCTACCCCCATGCGGTCACCGCGCCGATTGAATTGCTGCAAACGCATATTTCCTATGTGTTTCTGACGGGGGAGTATGCCTATAAGGTGAAAAAGCCAGCGGACTTTGGTTTTTTGAACTTTACAACTCTAGACAAGCGGCTGTTTTACTGTCAGGAGGAGTTGCGGCTTAATCGCCGCTTGGCGCCAGATCTCTACTTGGGGGTGCTGCCCATTGTGGCGGTGGGCGATCGCTATTGTGTGGCGGATCCCCAAGACTTACCCGCGGGGGCTGAGGTCATTGACTATGCTGTGCAAATGCGCCAATTTGATCAGTCGCAACTGTTTTCTCACCTCTTTGCGGCTAACCAAGTCACCCCTCACCTGATTGAATCCCTCGGCAAAGAACTAGCCGGCTTCCACCGCAGCGCTGCTACGAGTCCCCACATTAGTAAATTTGGCTCTCCGCGGGCGATCGCCCAAGTGATTAACAACTGCCATGCCTTGGCTGCCCAGTTTGTCGGTCGGTGTCAATCCCCAGCGCAGTACGCGGCCATTCAAGCCTTTACCGATGACTTTTTGAGCCGTCATCAAGAGTGGTTTGTGCAGCGGCAGGCAGGGGGCAAAATTCGCGAGTGCCACGGCGATCTGCACCTGAATAATATCTGTCTATACAGGGGCAGGGTCCAAATTTTTGACTGTATTGAGTTCAACGAAGAATTTCGCAATATTGATGGCATCTATGACGCCGCCTTTTTGCTGATGGATTTGGAGTTTCGCGGTCGTGGTGACCTGGCCAATCTTTTCCTCAACACCTACTTGGAATGGAGTGGTGACTATGAGGGGGCGGTGCTCTTGCCCCTGTACCTGTGTGTGAGAGCCTATATTCGGGGCAATGTGAACGCCTTGGCCCTCAATGACCCGGCCATTAGCACCGCCGCAAAGGCCCAAATCCAAGCCACCGCCTCTGCTTACTATGCAGCCGCCTATCGCTATACCCAGCCGCGTTCGGCAAAACTCTATGTCATGTGCGGTCTTTCAGGGGCAGGCAAAAGTACGCGGGGACGGCGACTAGCCCAGGCGGAGCAAGCAGTTCAAATTCGCTCCGATGCCGTGCGCAAGCACTTGGCAGGCTTGCCACTAGACCGCCACAGTAGAGATTTTCCCGAACTAGATCTCTATTCTGAGGCCATGACCCAAAAAACCTACGATCAACTCTTGGTTTATGCAGAACTGTTGCTGCGTCAGGGACAAACGGTGATTTTGGATGCGAAGTACGATCGCGTGGCGCTGCGCCAACCGGTGATTGCCCTAGCCGAGAAACTGCACACGCCCCTGGAGATCCATTTCTGCAATGCACCGCCGGAGGAACTGCGCCGCCGCTTGAGCGATCGCCAGGGGGATATTGCCGAGGCTACTCCAGAACTGCTAGAAAGCCAGATGGCCAATTTTGAACCCTTTTTACCGGAGGAGGAGCCCTACGTTCGCCATGTGTGTGACTAG
- the panB gene encoding 3-methyl-2-oxobutanoate hydroxymethyltransferase, translating into MVRRPVTLPQLQEKKVLGEPITMLTAWDYLWARLLDAAGVDVILVGDSLGMVALGYQTTLPVTLDQMIHHAQAVRRGVTHSFLVCDLPFLSYQESPEQALRSAGRLIKEAEVQAVKMEGASPVVQAATRRLVEAGIPVLGHVGLLPQRVHQLGGWRQQGNTPQGAAGILADALALADAGAFAVILEHIPAALAQQITAQLKIPTIGIGAGPHCDGQVLVTADILGLSDQVPPFAKVYADLGTQAIAAIENYCQAVKSRQFP; encoded by the coding sequence ATGGTGCGTCGCCCTGTAACATTACCCCAACTCCAAGAAAAAAAAGTGCTGGGAGAACCCATTACCATGCTCACGGCTTGGGATTACCTGTGGGCACGCCTGTTGGATGCGGCAGGGGTAGATGTGATCCTTGTGGGGGATTCCCTGGGGATGGTTGCCCTGGGATATCAAACCACGTTGCCTGTGACCCTTGACCAGATGATTCACCATGCCCAAGCCGTGCGCCGAGGCGTTACCCATAGTTTCCTGGTGTGTGATCTGCCCTTTTTGAGCTACCAAGAAAGCCCTGAACAGGCTCTGAGATCGGCGGGGCGCTTAATCAAAGAGGCAGAAGTGCAAGCGGTGAAAATGGAAGGCGCCTCCCCTGTGGTGCAGGCAGCCACGCGGCGCTTAGTGGAGGCGGGAATTCCAGTGCTGGGTCATGTGGGTCTATTGCCGCAGCGGGTGCATCAGTTGGGGGGATGGCGACAACAGGGGAATACTCCCCAGGGGGCAGCCGGGATTCTAGCGGATGCCCTTGCCCTTGCCGATGCCGGTGCCTTTGCCGTGATTTTGGAGCATATTCCTGCGGCTTTGGCGCAGCAGATTACTGCCCAGCTCAAGATTCCCACGATTGGGATTGGCGCCGGCCCCCACTGCGATGGTCAGGTACTGGTGACGGCTGATATCTTGGGTTTAAGCGACCAGGTGCCGCCCTTTGCCAAGGTATATGCCGACTTGGGAACACAGGCGATCGCCGCCATTGAAAATTACTGCCAAGCCGTCAAATCGCGGCAATTTCCCTGA
- a CDS encoding DnaJ C-terminal domain-containing protein: protein MARTDFKDYYQILGVSKNATEAEIRQAFRRLARKYHPDLNPGDKEAEARFKEINEAHEVLSDPQKRRKYDQFGQYWQQASAAEAGGFNVNVGDFGADFSQFANFEEFINELLGRFATGTGRTRTWSTVGFDTSGFGSADAEAEIQISFQEAFQGCQKSFAIGNEQVTVTIPAGIKPGTKLRLRGKGQYNPYSQQRGDLYLTVQVAPHPLFRFEDDQLVIDLPITPDEAALGAQVTVPTPSGNVVLNVPAGTRSGQSLRLRGKGWRSSGGMAGDLLAKVQIVPPKSLSAQEKDLYEKLRSLRTFNPRAHWPI, encoded by the coding sequence ATGGCGCGTACCGACTTCAAAGATTACTACCAAATCCTCGGGGTCAGCAAAAATGCCACGGAGGCCGAAATTCGGCAGGCCTTTCGCCGCCTTGCTCGCAAGTACCACCCCGACTTGAATCCGGGGGATAAAGAGGCAGAAGCTCGTTTTAAGGAAATTAACGAAGCCCACGAAGTGCTTTCAGATCCGCAAAAACGACGCAAATACGATCAATTTGGTCAGTATTGGCAGCAGGCCAGTGCCGCGGAGGCGGGTGGCTTTAATGTCAATGTGGGCGACTTTGGCGCTGATTTTAGTCAGTTTGCCAACTTTGAAGAGTTTATCAATGAATTGCTGGGGCGATTTGCGACAGGCACAGGGCGTACCCGCACTTGGAGCACGGTTGGGTTTGACACCTCAGGATTTGGCAGTGCCGATGCAGAAGCGGAGATCCAAATTAGCTTTCAGGAGGCCTTTCAGGGCTGCCAAAAATCATTTGCCATTGGTAATGAACAGGTGACCGTGACGATTCCCGCTGGCATTAAGCCAGGGACAAAGTTGCGGCTGCGGGGCAAAGGTCAATATAACCCCTATAGTCAACAGCGGGGAGATTTATATCTCACGGTACAGGTGGCGCCCCATCCCCTCTTCCGCTTTGAGGATGATCAACTGGTGATTGATTTGCCTATCACTCCCGATGAGGCGGCTTTGGGTGCGCAGGTGACGGTGCCGACACCTTCGGGGAATGTGGTTTTGAATGTGCCGGCGGGAACGCGATCGGGGCAATCGCTGCGGTTACGGGGCAAAGGCTGGCGCAGTAGTGGCGGCATGGCTGGCGATCTCCTTGCCAAGGTGCAAATTGTCCCCCCCAAATCCCTGAGTGCCCAAGAAAAAGACCTCTACGAAAAATTGCGATCGCTCCGTACCTTTAATCCCCGTGCCCATTGGCCGATCTAA
- a CDS encoding histidinol-phosphate transaminase, with the protein MATFLRPELSNFRAYSTPTSDSLPLELDYLDTNEFPWDLPTALKEALAQQYVSTLASHRYPDSHHWPLRQAIARYVSEHSPTEISPHQIAVGNGSDELIRSILLATAIGGYGSILVAEPTFSIYGILAQTLGIPVHRAPRDPDTFAVQIAAANTLIAQAAPPVRVLFMLQPNSPTGNPLTAAEVDWLRQLPEDILVVIDEAYFEFSGKTLVGDLAAHPNWLILRTFSKAFRLAAHRVGYAIGNAEVIAVLEKVRLPYNLPTFSQVAAQVVLDHRQALLAEIPTVLAQRDQLYERLQSCPQLRVWPSVANFLFFRLREPQHTLPLWAAFRSQGTLVRAIAGGIRVTIGTPAQMERFWQRLQAYLNQHD; encoded by the coding sequence ATGGCGACGTTTCTTCGTCCAGAACTGAGCAACTTCCGCGCCTACTCCACCCCCACGAGCGACTCCCTACCCCTAGAACTGGACTACCTCGATACCAATGAGTTTCCGTGGGATTTGCCCACTGCCCTTAAGGAGGCGTTAGCTCAGCAGTACGTCAGCACCCTAGCCAGTCATCGCTATCCCGATAGTCACCACTGGCCACTGCGGCAGGCGATCGCCCGCTACGTCAGTGAACACAGCCCAACTGAAATTTCCCCACACCAAATTGCGGTTGGCAACGGCTCCGATGAGCTGATTCGCTCCATACTGCTGGCCACGGCGATTGGGGGCTACGGTTCTATCCTAGTGGCAGAACCGACATTTTCCATATACGGGATCCTCGCCCAAACCCTAGGGATTCCCGTCCATCGGGCACCCCGTGATCCTGACACGTTTGCAGTGCAAATTGCCGCCGCCAATACCCTCATTGCCCAAGCGGCTCCACCGGTGCGCGTTCTCTTTATGCTGCAACCCAACTCGCCGACCGGAAACCCCCTCACTGCAGCTGAGGTGGACTGGCTACGGCAGCTTCCTGAGGATATTTTAGTGGTGATTGATGAGGCCTATTTTGAATTTTCCGGCAAGACACTAGTGGGGGACTTGGCAGCCCATCCTAACTGGTTGATTCTACGGACGTTTTCCAAGGCCTTTCGACTGGCGGCACATCGGGTCGGCTATGCCATTGGCAATGCAGAGGTGATTGCGGTTTTAGAAAAAGTTCGTCTGCCCTATAACCTGCCTACATTTTCGCAAGTGGCGGCGCAAGTTGTGCTTGACCATCGTCAGGCCCTGCTCGCAGAAATTCCCACGGTGCTAGCGCAGCGGGATCAGCTCTATGAACGGCTTCAGTCCTGCCCCCAACTGCGGGTGTGGCCGAGTGTGGCCAATTTCCTCTTTTTCCGCTTGCGGGAACCCCAACACACTTTGCCCCTGTGGGCTGCCTTCAGGAGTCAGGGGACCCTTGTGCGGGCGATCGCCGGCGGCATCCGGGTAACCATTGGCACGCCTGCGCAGATGGAGCGCTTTTGGCAACGGCTGCAAGCCTATTTGAACCAACACGATTAA
- a CDS encoding pentapeptide repeat-containing protein — protein sequence MSASSGRSSDSFDKHGFLSRYAPAIINQNRANQMLADYGRGRRDFRRLDLRGITLEDVNLAGADLSGSDLSNATLTNVDLTDTKLIEVQLINAELTEVQLHQANLSRANLRGAKLTRTSLAAATLRGTVLPNGRLSD from the coding sequence ATGTCTGCTTCTTCGGGGCGATCTTCAGACTCCTTTGATAAACATGGTTTTCTCAGTCGCTACGCCCCAGCCATTATTAATCAAAATAGAGCCAATCAAATGCTGGCGGATTATGGCAGAGGGCGGCGTGACTTTCGGCGGCTTGATTTGCGCGGTATCACCCTAGAAGACGTGAATTTAGCAGGGGCAGACCTCAGTGGTTCGGATTTAAGCAATGCCACACTCACCAATGTAGATTTGACTGATACCAAGCTGATTGAGGTTCAGCTGATCAATGCTGAACTCACGGAGGTGCAACTGCACCAGGCGAATCTGAGTCGAGCCAATCTGCGAGGTGCTAAACTCACCCGTACTTCCTTGGCCGCGGCAACCCTGCGGGGCACAGTTCTCCCCAATGGCCGGTTGTCGGATTAG
- a CDS encoding PspA/IM30 family protein, with protein sequence MGLFDRVSRVVRSWLNALVGAAEDPEQILEQTMIEMQDNLVTLRQAVAQAIASQKRLEQQFNQNQQQAAEWERRAKIALQHGDEQLALEALSRKKTALNAAMALKGQLEQSVTQVETLKKQMQQLESKIAEARTRKEMLVARARAAKASEQLQQTFSSMNINAPMAAFERMEERVQELEARSQAVAELNSDTLEAKFAALEAGSVEEDLARLKAELANPQLSPSSTPAYDPELEALRRQLEKN encoded by the coding sequence GTGGGACTCTTTGATCGCGTCAGCCGTGTGGTTCGCAGTTGGCTCAATGCGCTGGTGGGTGCTGCCGAAGATCCTGAACAAATTCTCGAGCAGACCATGATCGAAATGCAGGACAATCTGGTAACACTGCGGCAAGCCGTTGCCCAAGCGATCGCCTCCCAAAAGCGGTTAGAGCAACAGTTCAACCAAAATCAACAGCAGGCGGCTGAGTGGGAACGCCGGGCCAAAATTGCCCTACAACATGGGGATGAGCAACTGGCGCTGGAGGCCTTGAGTCGCAAAAAAACAGCACTCAATGCAGCCATGGCCCTCAAAGGGCAACTGGAGCAGTCTGTGACTCAAGTAGAAACGCTCAAAAAACAAATGCAACAACTTGAAAGCAAGATTGCTGAAGCGAGAACCCGCAAAGAAATGCTAGTGGCACGGGCACGGGCAGCCAAGGCCTCAGAGCAACTGCAACAAACCTTTAGCAGTATGAACATCAACGCCCCCATGGCCGCCTTTGAGCGCATGGAAGAGCGGGTTCAGGAACTGGAGGCTCGCTCCCAAGCGGTGGCTGAACTCAATAGCGATACCCTCGAGGCCAAGTTTGCTGCCCTCGAAGCGGGCAGTGTGGAGGAGGACTTAGCGCGGCTGAAGGCAGAGTTAGCCAATCCGCAACTGTCCCCCAGTAGCACCCCTGCCTACGATCCAGAGTTGGAAGCGCTGCGGCGGCAACTGGAGAAAAACTAA
- a CDS encoding energy-coupling factor transporter transmembrane protein EcfT, with amino-acid sequence MDLLRSLPLGLYLEQPITWLHRLDPRVKLAWLMTFLLAPILADVTWRLGLVVSLILLTLVGGIPARVWRRQLLWLLLVGSLILVITALMPDGMAVTYQPRRPLAAAVPATSYRYILWQFHAQVGQFPLQLQVSQRSLDLGIRLSTLLFTLLYSTHLFLLTTAPEEVTAGLENLMQPLKRFKLPVAEIALTLTLSLRFIPLVLEEVQNLSRSVRTRAINWRLVGIKGSIKLWLTLAVRLLENLLLRAEQVACAMHVRGFQEPGTYDNPWHHLRLQRRDWLALGGMGLFWLIRLGWLGVEHS; translated from the coding sequence ATGGATTTGCTGCGATCGCTCCCCCTAGGGCTCTACCTTGAACAACCGATCACTTGGCTGCACCGCCTTGATCCACGGGTCAAGTTGGCATGGTTGATGACATTTCTGTTGGCCCCCATTTTAGCGGATGTCACTTGGCGGTTGGGGCTAGTGGTCAGCTTAATTCTGCTGACACTCGTAGGGGGAATTCCCGCACGGGTATGGCGGCGGCAACTGCTGTGGCTCCTCCTGGTGGGTAGTTTAATTCTAGTGATCACAGCTTTGATGCCCGATGGGATGGCTGTCACCTATCAACCCCGCCGTCCCTTGGCAGCGGCAGTTCCGGCCACGAGTTACCGCTATATCCTGTGGCAATTTCACGCCCAGGTGGGTCAGTTTCCCCTTCAGCTGCAAGTCTCCCAGCGATCGCTGGATTTAGGCATCCGCCTGAGTACCCTCCTGTTTACACTCCTGTACAGTACGCATTTGTTTTTGCTCACCACTGCTCCTGAGGAAGTGACCGCTGGCTTAGAAAATCTCATGCAGCCCCTGAAACGCTTTAAGCTGCCGGTGGCCGAAATTGCCCTGACGTTGACACTTTCACTGCGGTTTATTCCCTTGGTCTTGGAAGAAGTGCAAAACCTGAGCCGCTCGGTGCGGACTCGTGCCATCAATTGGCGACTCGTGGGCATTAAAGGCAGTATCAAGCTGTGGCTCACCTTAGCGGTACGGCTGTTGGAAAATTTGCTCCTGCGGGCAGAACAGGTGGCCTGCGCAATGCACGTGCGGGGCTTTCAAGAACCGGGAACCTACGATAATCCGTGGCACCATCTGCGATTGCAGCGGCGAGATTGGTTGGCCTTGGGGGGTATGGGGCTATTTTGGTTAATTCGCTTGGGTTGGTTGGGGGTTGAGCACTCGTGA
- a CDS encoding anthranilate synthase component I has protein sequence MRPCEPWLWRSLPLWGRPGRAIFQQLFLREPIAVLLESPAQAPTPQARYSICAGSPRRDRQWVLSLGEVLPTLQTFPQATAVPEEVSHLPFAGGWLGWLGYELAWEIEALPPPKPDPLPFPVAFWYEPQAFAVLDHQADRLYLAASSASELAALQQTLEDPPPEPSLLFPDRPSRIELAAGWQSDTYQAAVEQILHHIRAGDIFQANLSARFCHNGRVDPWQQYLRLQQINPSPFASFWQTPWGYIVSCSPERLVQVQGDWVQTRPIAGTRPRGQTPAADRAHAEELRSNTKEQAEHIMLVDLERNDLGRICQWGSVVVDELLSLEYYSHVMHLVSNVRGKLQPRKSPVDVICALFPGGTITGCPKVRCMEILAALEPFPRNLFYGSCGYWDQRGHLDLNILIRTLLVGRDRQTTWGQVGAGIVADSDPEREWQESLSKAQALLLALGTATPIATRS, from the coding sequence ATGCGCCCCTGTGAGCCGTGGCTTTGGCGTTCGCTGCCCCTGTGGGGGCGCCCGGGTCGCGCTATTTTTCAGCAGTTGTTTTTGCGGGAGCCGATTGCTGTCCTACTGGAAAGTCCAGCCCAAGCCCCCACACCCCAAGCTCGCTATTCCATTTGTGCGGGGTCACCGCGGCGCGATCGCCAGTGGGTTTTATCCCTCGGTGAGGTGTTGCCAACCCTACAAACATTTCCCCAAGCAACCGCCGTGCCTGAAGAAGTCAGCCATCTGCCCTTTGCAGGCGGTTGGTTGGGATGGCTGGGATACGAATTGGCATGGGAAATTGAAGCGCTACCACCGCCCAAGCCCGATCCGCTCCCTTTTCCAGTGGCCTTTTGGTATGAGCCTCAAGCCTTTGCGGTCTTGGATCATCAGGCGGATCGCCTGTATCTGGCGGCTTCGAGCGCGAGTGAACTGGCGGCGCTGCAACAAACTCTTGAAGATCCCCCCCCTGAGCCGTCGCTTTTATTCCCGGATCGCCCCAGCCGCATTGAACTCGCGGCGGGCTGGCAGTCCGATACCTACCAAGCAGCCGTTGAGCAAATTCTCCACCATATCCGCGCCGGCGATATTTTTCAGGCCAATCTGTCGGCGCGCTTTTGCCATAATGGCCGCGTTGATCCGTGGCAACAATACCTGCGGCTACAGCAGATTAACCCTTCTCCCTTTGCCAGCTTTTGGCAAACCCCTTGGGGCTACATTGTCAGTTGCTCACCGGAACGCTTGGTGCAGGTGCAGGGAGATTGGGTGCAAACCCGACCCATTGCCGGTACCCGTCCCCGCGGCCAAACCCCTGCGGCCGATCGCGCCCATGCTGAGGAACTCCGCAGCAATACCAAGGAACAGGCAGAACACATTATGCTTGTGGATTTAGAGCGCAACGACTTGGGGCGGATCTGCCAATGGGGCAGTGTGGTGGTGGATGAACTCCTAAGTTTGGAGTACTACAGCCATGTGATGCACCTCGTGAGCAATGTGCGCGGCAAGTTGCAGCCGCGGAAATCCCCCGTGGATGTGATCTGTGCCCTCTTTCCCGGTGGCACCATTACCGGCTGTCCCAAGGTGCGCTGCATGGAGATTTTGGCAGCTCTTGAACCCTTTCCCCGCAATTTGTTCTACGGTTCCTGTGGCTACTGGGATCAGCGAGGGCATCTGGACTTGAATATCCTCATCCGTACCCTCTTGGTGGGGCGCGATCGCCAGACAACTTGGGGACAAGTAGGTGCCGGTATTGTGGCCGACAGCGATCCAGAGCGGGAATGGCAAGAATCCCTGAGCAAAGCCCAAGCCCTGCTCCTTGCCCTCGGAACAGCAACGCCCATTGCCACCCGTTCCTAA
- a CDS encoding DUF3122 domain-containing protein, giving the protein MVRWERCLLLILLMIPLWLAVSPSSDAMIRTIEEAPNQVVVQSRHSLRDNRGFTWQVILFSRPEQLQLRLVGFPEQYHFRHPDPLVLVTSSGQTLTAADDFPKADTVANVGQFDLLPLASQLPRSEPLVLRPPLEEQGIEIAVPAAVVIEWQALMAEV; this is encoded by the coding sequence ATGGTCCGTTGGGAACGTTGCTTACTTTTGATCCTGTTAATGATTCCCCTGTGGCTGGCGGTGTCCCCCAGTAGCGATGCCATGATTCGCACCATTGAAGAGGCTCCCAATCAAGTGGTGGTGCAGTCGCGGCATTCGTTGCGCGATAACCGGGGCTTTACGTGGCAGGTGATTCTCTTTTCGCGTCCCGAGCAGTTGCAGTTGCGCTTGGTGGGGTTTCCAGAGCAGTACCATTTTCGCCATCCCGATCCCTTGGTGTTGGTCACGTCCAGCGGTCAAACCCTCACAGCTGCGGATGACTTTCCCAAGGCAGACACTGTTGCCAATGTAGGACAGTTTGATCTATTGCCCCTCGCCTCGCAACTGCCGCGGAGTGAACCCTTGGTTCTGCGTCCACCCCTAGAGGAGCAGGGGATTGAGATTGCTGTTCCTGCCGCGGTGGTCATTGAGTGGCAGGCCCTGATGGCGGAAGTTTAG
- a CDS encoding DUF3365 domain-containing protein, with protein sequence MVRILLMVLLMASLWIQGSPATLASVNPDELGKVVTAIEQLDQMRIGLASTLEGGTSEPTLDTFKAVCAPVGKQAKEIAAANGWQVRQVALKYRNPNHAPRTALEVQALNQFDNNRQLQAFWQTDKEGVHYFRRIDVQASCLACHGAKNRRPAFIQEKYPSDRAYGFRVGDLRGMYAVTIPQIQQALQTSP encoded by the coding sequence ATGGTGCGCATCTTGCTCATGGTTCTGTTGATGGCGTCCCTATGGATCCAGGGTTCTCCGGCCACCTTGGCCAGTGTGAATCCCGATGAACTGGGGAAAGTGGTCACGGCCATTGAACAGTTGGATCAAATGCGCATTGGCCTTGCCTCTACCCTAGAAGGGGGTACTAGCGAACCGACCCTTGACACCTTTAAGGCCGTCTGTGCCCCCGTGGGCAAGCAAGCCAAGGAAATTGCCGCTGCCAATGGCTGGCAAGTGCGTCAGGTGGCACTCAAGTATCGCAACCCCAACCATGCCCCGCGCACAGCCCTGGAAGTGCAAGCCCTCAATCAGTTTGATAACAACCGCCAACTGCAAGCCTTTTGGCAAACCGATAAGGAAGGGGTGCACTACTTCCGTCGCATTGATGTCCAAGCCAGTTGCCTTGCCTGCCATGGGGCTAAAAATCGCCGTCCTGCCTTTATTCAGGAAAAATATCCCAGCGATCGCGCCTATGGCTTCCGTGTTGGCGATCTGCGGGGCATGTACGCTGTGACGATTCCGCAAATTCAGCAGGCACTCCAAACCTCACCCTAA